GCCGCCGCCGGTAATCTTCCGGACCGCTTCAACGGGATCGGTCTCGCGGCTGTTCACGGTGTGGGTCGCTCCAAGCTCCTTGGCCAGAGCCAGGCGCGACGGAACGACATCCGCGGCGATGATCGTGGTTGCTCCAGCTACACGCGCCGCCATCACGGCGCTTAAACCGACGGCGCCGCCCCCGAACGCGGCGAAGCTGCTGCCGGGACGAACCTTCAAGCCATTCATCACCGCTCCCGCGCCGGTTTGGATTCCACAGCCGAGGGGACCGAGCAATTCCAGCGGCGCATTGTTGGGAACCTTCACGACATTACGCTCGTGAGCGAGTGCATAGGTGCCGAACGACGACTGTCCGAAGAAGTGGTCGTGAACCACTCCCTGCTCATCGTGCGTCGCGGTGCTGCCGTCTTCGCGGGCGCCCCCGAAATTCAACGGGTAGAAATTCGCGCAGTAGGTCAGGTCGCCGTTCAGGCAAGGTTTGCAGTGGCCGCACCACATGTAGGTCAGCACCACGTGGTCGCCCGGCGCAATTTTTTTGACGTTGCTGCCCACTTCTTCGACGATGCCCGCTCCCTCATGCCCTAACACAACAGGAAGCGGGACGGTGTAGAGCTGATCGCGCGCGACCATGTCGGTGTGGCACATCCCGGTCGCGACGATGCGAATCAAGACCTCGTCGGGGCGCGGTTCCTCCAAGGTAAGCGTTTCGACCTGGAACGGTCCGCCTTTCTTACGGACCACCGCTGCCTTAATCTTTCTGCTCTGCCTCTTGGATATCGTCGCCATGTGTGTGCTCCTTCATGCGCGATTGGTGATGGCACTGACCGGAATGAACGGCTTGGTTATCGGATGCCGGATTTGCCCGGCGCAAGAATTCCATTGGGATCGAGCGCCTCCTTGAGCGT
The sequence above is drawn from the Nitrospira defluvii genome and encodes:
- a CDS encoding NAD(P)-dependent alcohol dehydrogenase, whose protein sequence is MATISKRQSRKIKAAVVRKKGGPFQVETLTLEEPRPDEVLIRIVATGMCHTDMVARDQLYTVPLPVVLGHEGAGIVEEVGSNVKKIAPGDHVVLTYMWCGHCKPCLNGDLTYCANFYPLNFGGAREDGSTATHDEQGVVHDHFFGQSSFGTYALAHERNVVKVPNNAPLELLGPLGCGIQTGAGAVMNGLKVRPGSSFAAFGGGAVGLSAVMAARVAGATTIIAADVVPSRLALAKELGATHTVNSRETDPVEAVRKITGGGADFTLESSGRPAVLRQAIDALAIRGVCGIVGAPALGTEASFDVNGVMTTGKRIIGIIEGDSVPDLFIPSLVELYQQGRFPFDKLVKFYNLDQINQAAEDSEKGITIKPIVRLGL